One genomic region from Gadus morhua chromosome 9, gadMor3.0, whole genome shotgun sequence encodes:
- the cnot1 gene encoding CCR4-NOT transcription complex subunit 1 isoform X6, translating into MNLDSLSLALSQISYLVDNLTKKNYRASQQEIQHIVNCHGPEADRHLLRCLFSHVDFSGDGKSSGKDFHQTQFLIQECVSLISKPNFISSLCYAIDNPLHYQKSLKPSAHLFTQLSKVLKLSKVQEVIFGLALLISSNTDLRGFAAVFVKQKLPDLLRSYVDADLGGNQEGGFQDIAIEVLHLLLSHLLFGQKGASGVGQEQIEAFLNTLCRDFPQERCPVVLAPLLYPEKRDILMDRILPDSGELLKTMMESSLADFMQEVGYGFCASMDECRNIILQYGVREVTASQVARVLGMMARTHSGLADGIPLQSISTPGSSIWSDGKDKSDGSQTHTWNVDVFIDVVKEVNPNLNFKEVTYELDHHGFMIRDSKGLKIVVCGIVRGLAMELFPVDLIYRPWKHAEGQLSFIQHSLMSPEVFCFADYPCHTVAIDILKAPPEDDNKEIATWKSLDLVESLLRLSEVGQYEPVKQLFSFPIKHCPDMLVLALLQISTSWHTLRHELISTLMPIFLGNHPNSAIILHYAWHGQGQSPSIRQLIMHSMAEWYMRGEHYDQAKLSRILDVAQDLKSLSMLLNATPFAFVIDLAALASRREYLKLDKWLTDKIREHGEPFILACVTFLKRRCPSIMGGLAPDKDQPKSAQLPPETLATMLACLQSCAGSVSQELSETILTMVANCSNVMNKARQPPPGVMPKGRAPSTSSLDAISPVQIDPLSAMGSLNLGGSTTSHTQNMQGFPSSLSSAFSNPQSPAKAFPPLTNPNPSTAFGGIGSLSSQLPGMDSGPLGSGIGSSIGSGLGMPAVTSDPFGTRKMSTPGLNPPTFQQTDLSQVWPEANQHFSKEIDDEANSYFQRIYNHPPHPTMSVDEVLEMLQRFKDSTIKREREVFNCMLRNLFEEYRFFPQYPDKELHITACLFGGIIEKGLVTYMALGLALRYVLEALRKPFGSKMYYFGIAALDRFKNRLKDYPQYCQHLASIGHFLQFPHHLQEYIEYGQQSRDPPVKLQGSITTPGSLALAQVQAQSQQPGVPKAPQPGQASTLVTTTTATTTVAKTTTIARPTPSGFKKDVPPSINTTNIDTLLVATDQTERIVEPPENVQEKIAFIFNNLSQSNMTQKVEELKETVKEEFMPWVSQYLVMKRVSIEPNFHSLYSNFLDTLKNPDFGKMVLSETYRNIRVLLTSDKAAANFSDRSLLKNLGHWLGMITLAKNKPILYTDLEVKSLLLEAYVKGQQELLYVVPFVAKVLESSLRSVVFRPQNPWTMAIMNVLAELHQEHDLKLNLKFEIEVLCKNLSLDINDLKPGTLLKDKEKLKSLEEQLSAPKKEAKPPEEMLPIVTTVAPSTPAATTTACTTTGPPTPQFSYHDINVYALAGLAPHINININIPLLQAHPQLKQCVRQSVERAVQELVHPVVDRSIKIAMTTCEQIVRKDFALDSEESRMRVAAHHMMRNLTAGMAMITCREPLLMSIATNLKNSFAAALRAPTPQQREMMEEAAARIAQDNCELACCFIQKTAVEKAGPEMDKRLATEFELRKHARQEGRRYCDPVVLTYQAERMPEQIRLKVGGVDPKQLAVYEEFARNVPGFLPSNDLSQPTGFLAQPMKQQAWATDDVAQIYDKCMADLEQHLHAIPPALALNPQTQALRSLLEAVALARNSRDGIAALGLLQKAVEGLLDATSGADADLLLRYRECHLLVLKALQDGRAYGPQWCNKQITRCLIECRDEYKYNVEAVELLIRNHLVNMQQYDLHLAQSMENGLHYMAVAFAMQLVKLLLVDERSVGHITEADLFHTIETLMRTSAHSRANAPEGLPQLMDVVRSNYEAMIDRAHGGPNFMMHSGISQASEYDDPPGLREKAEYLLREWVNLYHSAAAGRDSTKAFSAFVGQMHQQGILKTDDLITRFFRLCTEMCVEISYRAQAEQQHNPAASAAIIRAKCYHNLDAFVRLIALLVKHSGEATNTVTKINLLNKVLGIVVGVLIQDHDVRQTEFQQLPYHRIFIMLLLELNAPEHVLETINFQTLTAFCNTFHILRPTKAPGFVYAWLELISHRIFIARMLAHTPQQKGWPMYAQLLIDLFKYLAPFLRNVELNKPMQILYKGTLRVLLVLLHDFPEFLCDYHYGFCDVIPPNCIQLRNLILSAFPRNMRLPDPFTPNLKVDMLSEINIAPRILTNFTGVMPSQFKKDLDSYLKTRSPVTFLSELRSNLQVSNEPGNRYNIQLINALVLYVGTQAIAHIHNKGSTPSMSTITHSAHMDIFQNLAVDLDTEGRYLFLNAIANQLRYPNSHTHYFSCTMLYLFAEANTEAIQEQITRVLLERLIVNRPHPWGLLITFIELIKNPAFKFWSHDFVHCAPEIEKLFQSVAQCCMGQKQAQQVMEGTGAS; encoded by the exons ATGAATCTTGACTCGCTCTCGCTGGCTTTGTCTCAAATCAGCTACCTGGTGGACAATTTAACGAAAAAAAATTACAGAGCCAGCCAGCAGGAAATACAGCAT ATTGTGAATTGTCACGGCCCTGAGGCAGACAGGCATCTTCTTCGCTGTCTATTCTCTCATGTGGATTTCAGTGGCGATGGTAAAAGCAGCGGCAAGGACTTCCATCAG ACTCAGTTTCTGATCCAGGAGTGTGTGTCGCTGATCTCAAAGCCAAACTTTATCTCTTCTCTGTGCTACGCCATTGACAATCCCCTGCATTACCAGAAG AGTTTGAAGCCTTCAGCTCATTTATTTACTCAGCTGAGTAAAGTTCTGAAGCTTAGCAAGGTCCAAGAG GTGATATTTGGCCTTGCCTTGTTGATCTCCAGCAACACAGACCTTCGAGGTTTTG CTGCCGTCTTCGTCAAGCAGAAGCTTCCAGATCTTCTGCGGTCATACGTGGACGCAGACCTTGGAGGCAATCAGGAAGGTGGCTTCCAGGACATTGCCATAGAGGTCCTGCACCTGCTCCTCTCCCATCTGCTGTTCGGCCAGAAGGGAGCCAGTGGTGTAGGGCAAGAGCAGATTGAGGCCTTCCTCAATACTCTCTGCAGAG ATTTCCCACAGGAGCGCTGCCCTGTGGTGCTTGCACCACTGCTATACCCTGAAAAACGCGACATTCTGATGGATAGGATCCTACCAGACTCTGGAGAGCTACTCAAGACCATGATGGAAAGTTCTCTTGCAGATTTCATGCAAGAAGTTGGCTATGGCTTCTGTGCAAG TATGGACGAGTGCAGGAACATAATCCTCCAGTATGGGGTGAGAGAGGTGACGGCCAGCCAGGTAGCCAGGGTCCTGGGCATGATGGCTCGGACTCACTCTGGCCTGGCTGATGGCATTCCACTACAG TCCATCTCGACTCCAGGAAGCAGCATCTGGAGTGATGGAAAGGACAAAAGTGAtggctcacagacacacacctggaacGTGGATGTTTTCATTGATGTGGTCAAAGAAGTG AACCCCAATCTAAACTTCAAGGAGGTGACGTATGAATTGGACCACCATGGCTTCATGATCCGGGACAGTAAAGGCCTGAAAATTGTGGTCTGTGGCATTGTAAGGGGCCTGGCGATGGAGCTGTTCCCTGTTGATCTCATCTATAGACCATGGAAACATGCCGAGGGACAG CTTTCGTTCATCCAGCATTCCCTGATGAGTCCGGAGGTATTTTGCTTCGCAGACTACCCATGTCACACAGTAGCCATTGACATCCTCAAGGCGCCACCTGAAGATGACAATAAGGAGATTGCAACCTG GAAAAGCCTGGACCTGGTAGAGAGCCTACTCAGACTGTCAGAGGTTGGCCAGTATGAGCCGGTGAAGCAGCTGTTCAGCTTCCCCATCAAGCACTGCCCAGACATGTTGGTTCTGGCATTGCTGCAGATTTCCACTTCCTGGCACACACTTCGCCATGAGCTAATTTCCACCCTCATGCCTATCTTCCTGGGCAACCACCCTAACTCAGCCATTATCTTGCACTATGCCTGGCATGGACAG ggACAGTCTCCATCTATCCGCCAGCTAATCATGCACTCGATGGCCGAGTGGTACATGAGGGGCGAACATTACGACCAGGCCAAGCTCTCTCGTATTCTGGATGTTGCCCAGGATTTGAAG TCTCTGTCGATGCTGCTGAATGCTACTCCGTTTGCCTTTGTTATTGATCTTGCTGCACTTGCCTCTCGCCGTGAATACCTCAAACTAGACAAATGGCTGACGGATAAAATACGAGAGCACGGG GAGCCTTTCATTCTGGCGTGTGTGACGTTCCTGAAGAGGCGCTGCCCATCAATCATGGGAGGTCTGGCTCCAGACAAGGACCAGCCCAAGAGCGCCCAGCTGCCCCCGGAGACGTTGGCCACCATGCTGGCCTGCCTACAGTCCTGTGCTGG GAGTGTGTCCCAGGAACTGTCTGAGACTATCCTCACCATGGTGGCGAACTGCAGCAACGTGATGAACAAAGCCCGCCAGCCGCCACCAGGAGTGATGCCCAAAGGCCGCGCACCCAGCACCAGCAGCCTGGATGCCATCTCTCCAGTACAG ATTGACCCTTTGTCCGCCATGGGTTCCCTGAATCTCGGTGGTTCCACCACCTCACACACCCAAAACATGCAGGGCTTTCCGTCTTCACTGAGCTCTGCTTTCAGTAACCCACAGTCCCCAGCCAAAGCATTCCCACCGCTGACCAATCCCAACCCCAGCACAGCCTTTGGGGGCATCGGCAGCCTGTCTTCCCAGCTTCCTGGCATGGACTCGG GTCCTCTTGGATCAGGCATTGGCTCAAGCATTGGTTCTGGTCTTGGAATGCCTGCAGTAACTAGTGACCCATTCGGCACAAGGAAGATGAGCACACCGGGACTCAACCCACCAACCTTTCAGCAGA CGGACCTCTCTCAGGTGTGGCCAGAGGCTAACCAGCACTTTAGTAAGGAGATCGATGATGAAGCCAACAGCTACTTCCAGCGCATCTATAACCACCCACCACACCCCACCATGTCTGTAGATGAG GTTTTGGAGATGCTGCAGAGGTTCAAGGACTCCACCATAAAGCGGGAGAGAGAAGTGTTCAATTGCATGCTGCGCAATCTATTCGAGGAGTATCGGTTCTTCCCCCAGTACCCAGACAAGGAGCTCCACATCACCGCCTGCCTGTTTGGAGGCATCATTGAGAAGGGCCTGGTCACCTACATGGCTCTAGGACTGGCCCTGCGTTATGTTCTTGAAGCATTGCGGAAACCCTTTGGATCAAAAATGTACTACTTCGGAATTGCTGCTCTAGACAGGTTCAAAAACAG ATTGAAGGATTATCCTCAGTATTGTCAACACTTGGCCTCAATTGGCCACTTCTTGCAATTTCCCCATCATTTACAAGAG TATATCGAGTATGGCCAGCAGTCACGGGACCCTCCGGTGAAGTTGCAAGGCTCCATCACTACCCCGGGCAGCCTAGCCCTGGCCCAGGTCCAAGCTCAGTCCCAGCAGCCTGGTGTGCCCAAAGCCCCGCAGCCTGGTCAGGCTAGCACCctggtcaccaccaccaccgccacaacTACTGTGGCCAAAACCACTACAATCGCAAGACCTACACCCAGTGGCTTCAAGAAGGATGTGCCC CCCTCAATAAACACAACCAACATAGACACACTGTTGGTAGCCACCGACCAGACAGAGAGGATTGTAGAGCCGCCGGAGAACGTCCAGGAAAAGATCGCCTTCATCTTCAACAACCTGTCTCAGTCGAACATGACACAGAAG gtggaggagctgaaggaaACTGTGAAGGAGGAGTTCATGCCCTGGGTGTCTCAGTACCTAGTGATGAAGCGTGTCAGCATCGAGCCAAACTTCCACAGCCTGTACTCCAACTTCTTGGACACGCTGAAGAACCCAGACTTTGGGAAGATGGTCCTCAGTGAAACCTACAGAAATATCAGG GTGCTCTTGACCTCGGACAAGGCTGCAGCCAATTTCTCTGATCGCTCCCTATTGAAGAACTTGGGCCACTGGCTGGGCATGATCACCCTAGCCAAGAATAAGCCTATTCTTTACACG GACCTGGAAGTGAAGTCTCTCTTGCTGGAAGCCTATGTGAAGGGTCAGCAAGAACTCCTGTACGTTGTTCCCTTTGTGGCCAAAGTACTGGAATCCAGTTTACGCAGTGTG gTGTTCAGACCACAGAACCCCTGGACCATGGCCATCATGAATGTTCTAGCAGAGCTGCACCAGGAGCATGACCTCAAG CTTAACCTTAAGTTTGAGATTGAAGTTCTTTGTAAGAACTTGTCTCTGGACATTAACGACCTCAAGCCGGGTACGCTGCTGAAGGACAAAGAGAAGCTGAAGagcctggaggagcagctgTCTGCACCAAAGAAAGAGGCCAAGCCTCCAGAGGAGATGCTCCCTATTGTCACCACAG TTGCACCTTCTACCCCTGCTGCCACTACCACCGCCTGCACAACGACTGGGCCCCCCACCCCACAGTTCAGTTATCATGACATCAATGTCTACGCTCTGGCCGGCCTGGCCCCgcacatcaacatcaacatcaac ATCCCCCTGCTGCAGGCCCACCCTCAGCTGAAGCAGTGTGTGCGGCAGTCAGTCGAGCGGGCCGTCCAGGAGCTGGTGCACCCTGTGGTCGACCGCTCCATCAAAATTGCCATGACAACCTGTGAGCAGATTGTGAGGAAGGACTTTGCCCTGGACTCGGAGGAGTCTCGCATGCGCGTAGCGGCGCACCACATGATGAGGAACCTGACCGCCGGCATGGCGATGATCACGTGCCGGGAGCCCCTCCTCATGAGCATCGCCACCAACCTCAAGAACAGCTTCGCCGCGGCGCTGAGG GCTCCCACCCCTCAGCAAAgggagatgatggaggaggcTGCAGCCAGGATTGCCCAGGATAACTGTGAACTGGCCTGCTGCTTCATCCAGAAGACGGCGGTAGAGAAGGCTGGACCTGAGATGGACAAGAGATTGGCCACC GAGTTTGAGCTGAGGAAGCATGCACGCCAGGAAGGCCGTCGTTACTGTGACCCCGTCGTGCTGACCTACCAGGCTGAGCGCATGCCTGAGCAGATCAGACTCAAG gtgGGAGGAGTGGACCCAAAACAATTGGCCGTGTATGAGGAGTTTGCAAGGAATGTTCCAGGCTTCCTCCCGAGCAATGACCTCTCTCAGCCCACCGGTTTCCTCGCCCAACCAATGAAG CAACAGGCATGGGCTACTGATGATGTTGCTCAAATCTACGACAAGTGCATGGCGGACTTGGAGCAACACCTCCATGCCATCCCCCCAGCCCTGGCCTTGAACCCTCAGACACAAGCCCTGCGCAGCCTGCTGGAAGCCGTGGCCTTGGCCCGGAACTCCAGGGACGGCATCGCTGCACTTGGGTTACTGCAGAAG GCTGTGGAGGGTCTGCTAGATGCAACCAGCGGAGCTGATGCTGACCTGCTGCTGCGCTACAGAGAGTGCCACCTACTAGTGCTCAAAGCCCTGCAAGACGGACGCGCTTATGGACCGCAGTGGTGCAATAAGCAGATCACCAG GTGTCTGATTGAGTGCCGTGATGAGTACAAGTACAACGTGGAGGCTGTGGAATTGCTGATCAGAAACCATCTGGTTAACATGCAGCAGTACGACCTTCACCTGGCACAG TCGATGGAGAATGGACTGCACTACATGGCAGTAGCCTTTGCCATGCAGTTGGTGAAGCTTTTGCTGGTAGACGAGCGCAGTGTTGGCCACATCACAGAGGCTGACCTCTTCCACACCATCGAGACCCTGATGAGGACCAGCGCACACTCCAGGGCCAACGCACCAGAAGG TCTGCCCCAGTTGATGGATGTCGTTCGCTCCAACTACGAGGCCATGATCGACCGAGCTCATGGAGGACCCAACTTCATGATGCACTCTGGCATCTCCCAGGCATCGGAGTACGACGACCCTCCGGGCCTGAGAGAGAAGGCAGAATACCTGCTGAGGGAGTGGGTCAACCTGTACCACTCTGCTGCAGCCGGCAGAGACAGCACCAAGGCCTTCTCTGCCTTTGTTGGACAG ATGCACCAGCAGGGCATCCTGAAGACAGACGACCTGATCACCAGGTTTTTCCGGCTATGCACAGAGATGTGTGTGGAGATCAGCTACCGGGCACAGGCCGAGCAGCAGCACAACCCTGCCGCCAGCGCAGCCATCATCAGGGCCAAGTGTTACCACAACCTGGACGCCTTCGTCCGGCTCATCGCCCTGCTGGTCAAGCACTCTGGAGAGGCCACCAACACCGTCACCAAGATCAATCTGCTCAACAAG GTGCTGGGTATTGTGGTAGGTGTGCTGATCCAGGACCATGACGTGCGGCAGACCGAGTTCCAACAGCTGCCCTACCATCGCATTTTCATCATGCTACTGCTGGAGCTCAACGCCCCGGAACACGTCCTGGAAACCATCAACTTCCAGACCCTCACGGCCTTCTG taaCACTTTCCACATCCTGCGGCCCACCAAAGCACCTGGCTTTGTTTATGCCTGGCTGGAGCTCATCTCCCACCGTATCTTCATTGCGAGGATGCTGGCGCACACGCCGCAGCAGAAG GGTTGGCCCATGTATGCTCAGCTGTTGATCGACCTGTTCAAGTACCTGGCCCCCTTCCTGAGGAATGTAGAGCTCAACAAACCTATGCAAATTCTCTACAAG GGCACACTGCGCGTACTTCTGGTACTGCTGCACGACTTCCCAGAGTTCCTGTGTGACTACCACTACGGCTTCTGTGACGTCATCCCACCCAATTGCATCCAGCTCCGCAATCTCATCCTCAGTGCCTTTCCGCGTAACATGAGGCTTCCTGACCCCTTCACACCCAACCTTAAG gtGGACATGCTGAGCGAGATCAACATTGCCCCTCGTATCCTCACCAACTTCACCGGGGTCATGCCCTCCCAGTTCAAGAAGGACCTGGACTCCTACCTGAAGACGCGCTCACCAGTAACCTTCCTCTCAGAGCTGCGCAGCAACTTGCAG GTTTCCAACGAGCCCGGTAATCGCTACAACATCCAGCTGATCAATGCCCTAGTGCTGTATGTGGGGACGCAGGCCATCGCTCACATCCACAACAAGGGAAGCACCCCATCCATGAGCACAATCACCCACTCTGCACACATGGACATCTTCCAAAACCTGGCTGTTGATCTGGACACGGAGG GGCGTTACCTGTTCCTAaacgcgatagccaatcagctcCGTTACCCGAACAGCCACACCCATTACTTCAGCTGCACCATGCTCTACCTGTTTGCTGAGGCCAACACCGAGGCCATCCAGGAGCAGATCACCAG GGTTCTGCTGGAAAGGCTGATCGTGAACAGACCACATCCATGGGGGCTTCTCATCACCTTTATTGAGCTCATCAAAAATCCTGCCTTCAAGTTCTGGAGCCACGACTTTGTGCACTGTGCACCTGAGATTGAAAA GCTGTTCCAGTCCGTAGCTCAGTGCTGTATGGGACAGAAGCAGGCCCAACAGGTGATGGAAGGCACTGGTGCCAGCTAG